Proteins co-encoded in one Microbacterium hydrocarbonoxydans genomic window:
- a CDS encoding replication-associated recombination protein A codes for MTAAAALLSGQTPLAVRMRPVSLDEVAGQKHLLRAGSPIVALADPAASSPGAVSIILWGPPGTGKTTLAQAIARSSGRRFVELSAITAGVKDVREVMQEAITQRDLYGQTTILFLDEIHRFTKAQQDALLPGVENGWVLLIAATTENPSFSVISPLMSRSLLLTLQPLTDDDIGLLVDRAVTDARGLNGAVTLADDARAALIRLASGDARRALTGLEAAAAVALSKGEEGAVPAATADDVAQAVDKALLRYDRQGDEHYDVISAFIKSIRGSDPDAALHYLARMIEAGEDPRFIARRLVISASEDVGLADPQALSIAVAAADAVAFIGMPEGRIPLAEATVYLATTAKSNAAYVGIDQAIADIRSGGFGRVPLHLRDAHYPGARRLGHGRGYVYPHDSEFGILPQQYLPDELRGKRYYEPKNLGAERDISARLERIRRILDGR; via the coding sequence ATGACCGCCGCCGCCGCACTGCTCTCCGGGCAGACGCCCCTCGCCGTGCGCATGCGCCCGGTGTCCCTCGACGAGGTGGCCGGTCAGAAGCACCTGCTGCGCGCGGGTTCTCCGATCGTGGCGCTGGCGGATCCCGCCGCGTCGTCTCCCGGTGCCGTGTCGATCATCCTGTGGGGTCCTCCGGGAACCGGCAAGACCACGCTCGCCCAGGCGATCGCGCGATCATCGGGCCGACGGTTCGTCGAGCTGTCCGCGATCACAGCAGGCGTCAAGGATGTGCGCGAGGTGATGCAGGAGGCGATCACACAGCGCGATCTCTACGGCCAGACGACGATCCTCTTCCTCGACGAGATCCACCGCTTCACCAAGGCGCAGCAGGACGCCCTGCTTCCGGGCGTCGAGAACGGGTGGGTGCTCCTCATCGCCGCGACGACCGAGAATCCCTCGTTCTCGGTGATCTCACCGCTCATGTCGCGGTCGCTGCTGTTGACCCTGCAGCCCCTCACCGACGACGACATCGGCCTTCTGGTCGACCGCGCGGTGACCGATGCTCGCGGACTCAACGGCGCGGTGACCCTGGCCGACGACGCGCGGGCCGCACTCATCAGGCTCGCCTCCGGCGACGCGCGCCGCGCACTCACCGGCCTCGAGGCCGCAGCGGCCGTCGCCCTCTCGAAGGGCGAGGAGGGCGCGGTTCCCGCCGCGACCGCCGACGACGTGGCTCAAGCCGTCGACAAGGCTCTGCTCCGCTACGACCGGCAGGGCGATGAGCACTACGACGTGATCAGCGCCTTCATCAAGTCCATCCGCGGATCCGATCCCGATGCGGCGCTGCACTACCTCGCCAGGATGATCGAAGCGGGGGAGGACCCTCGCTTCATCGCCCGCCGGCTGGTCATCTCCGCGTCGGAGGACGTCGGTCTGGCCGACCCGCAGGCCCTCTCGATCGCGGTCGCGGCAGCGGACGCCGTCGCCTTCATCGGCATGCCGGAGGGGCGCATCCCGCTCGCCGAGGCGACCGTCTACCTCGCGACCACCGCGAAGTCGAATGCGGCGTACGTCGGAATCGACCAGGCGATCGCCGACATCCGCTCCGGAGGATTCGGGCGCGTTCCGCTGCATCTGCGCGACGCGCACTACCCGGGCGCCAGAAGACTCGGTCACGGCCGCGGATACGTCTACCCGCATGACAGCGAGTTCGGCATCCTTCCGCAGCAGTACCTGCCCGACGAGCTGCGCGGCAAGAGGTACTACGAGCCCAAGAACCTGGGCGCCGAACGCGACATCTCGGCTCGCCTCGAGCGCATCCGCCGGATCCTCGACGGGCGCTGA
- the alaS gene encoding alanine--tRNA ligase encodes MKTADIAQRYLDYFEKNDHVIVPSASLVSDDPSLLFTVAGMVPMIPYLTGVVPAPHPRIADLQKCIRTNDIEEVGKTARHGTFFQMMGNWSFGDYFKEGAIRYAWELLTSSEADGGLGFDEKDLWVTVYETDDEAEAIWRDIIGLKPERIQRLGRADNYWNTGQPGPGGPDSEIFFDRGPAYGNDGGPAADDSRFLEIWNLVFMQDFIENIRGKTEFDIVGELPQKNIDTGMGLERVAFLKQGVENMYETDQVRPVLDRAVELSGRRYGAVHEDDVRFRVVADHVRSSLMLLSDGVRPSNEGRGYILRRLMRRSVRAMRLLGVDEPVFPELFASSRDAMKSAYPVLEKDWATLSASAFAEEETFRRTLAQGSTILDLALDETKKKGDASLSGREAFLLHDTYGFPIDLTLEVAEEAGLDVDRAAFDSLMQEQRSRAKADARNRKRQLADVSVYRDLRALGETGFDGYSELEVDSRILGILVDGQPARTAHEGQIAEVVLAETTLYAESGGQVADKGVIVGPGFELEVLDVQRPVPGLISHTVEVTRGSVAVDDAATTVVDAANRRAARQAHSATHLVHAALRDTLGPTATQSGSLNRAGYMRFDFAWSQALSADARSEIEEITNRAVQDALEVTTRIVSLDEAKDAGAMALFGEKYGDVVRMVDIGGPWSRELCAGTHVNTSAEIGLVSVVGESSVGASNRRIEALVGRDAFRELAAERALVSQLTSSLKTPRDQLAERIADLSSNLKAAEKRIAQFEAKERAGQVPAIAEAAGRVGAFRVAAQSLGTVASADDVRELVLGVRDRLGSEAAVIALGGIVNDRPVVVVATNDAARAAGAKAGALAKRAASVLGGGGGGRDDVAQGGGTDAAALSAALEAVSQELQSA; translated from the coding sequence ATGAAAACTGCGGACATCGCGCAGCGCTATCTCGACTACTTCGAGAAGAACGACCACGTCATCGTCCCGTCCGCCTCCCTCGTGAGCGACGATCCGTCCCTGCTGTTCACCGTCGCGGGGATGGTGCCGATGATCCCGTATCTCACGGGGGTCGTGCCCGCGCCGCATCCGCGGATCGCGGACCTGCAGAAGTGCATCCGCACCAACGACATCGAAGAGGTCGGCAAGACCGCCCGCCACGGCACGTTCTTCCAGATGATGGGCAACTGGTCCTTCGGCGACTACTTCAAAGAAGGCGCGATCCGCTATGCGTGGGAGCTGCTGACGAGCTCCGAGGCCGATGGCGGTCTCGGTTTCGACGAGAAAGACCTGTGGGTCACCGTCTACGAGACCGATGATGAGGCCGAGGCGATCTGGCGCGACATCATCGGCCTCAAGCCGGAGCGCATCCAGCGCCTCGGCCGTGCGGACAACTACTGGAACACGGGCCAGCCGGGTCCCGGTGGTCCGGACAGCGAGATCTTCTTCGACCGCGGCCCTGCGTACGGGAACGACGGCGGTCCGGCAGCGGATGACAGCCGGTTCCTCGAGATCTGGAACCTGGTCTTCATGCAGGACTTCATCGAGAACATCCGCGGCAAGACGGAGTTCGACATCGTGGGGGAGCTGCCCCAGAAGAACATCGACACCGGCATGGGCCTCGAGCGGGTCGCCTTCCTCAAGCAGGGCGTCGAGAACATGTACGAGACCGATCAGGTGCGGCCGGTCCTCGACCGCGCCGTCGAGCTCTCGGGTCGCCGATACGGCGCTGTGCACGAGGACGACGTCCGCTTCCGCGTCGTCGCCGATCACGTGCGCTCTTCGCTCATGCTGCTCTCGGACGGCGTGCGCCCGTCGAACGAGGGGCGCGGCTACATCCTGCGTCGTCTCATGCGACGCAGCGTCCGCGCCATGCGCCTGCTGGGCGTCGATGAGCCGGTCTTCCCCGAGCTGTTCGCCTCGTCGCGCGATGCGATGAAGTCGGCGTACCCGGTGCTCGAGAAGGACTGGGCCACATTGTCGGCCTCGGCCTTCGCGGAGGAGGAGACCTTCCGCCGCACCCTCGCACAGGGATCGACCATCCTCGACCTGGCGCTGGACGAGACGAAGAAGAAGGGCGACGCGTCGCTGAGCGGGCGCGAGGCCTTCCTCCTCCACGACACCTACGGATTCCCGATCGACCTGACGCTCGAGGTCGCCGAAGAGGCCGGACTCGATGTCGACCGCGCCGCCTTCGACTCCCTCATGCAGGAGCAGCGGTCCCGCGCGAAGGCAGATGCCCGGAACCGCAAGCGCCAGCTCGCCGACGTGTCGGTCTACCGCGACCTGCGTGCACTCGGGGAGACGGGGTTCGACGGGTACAGCGAGCTCGAGGTCGATTCACGGATCCTGGGCATCCTCGTCGACGGTCAGCCTGCGCGGACCGCGCACGAGGGCCAGATCGCCGAGGTCGTGCTGGCCGAGACCACGCTGTACGCGGAGTCCGGTGGCCAGGTCGCCGACAAGGGCGTGATCGTGGGGCCCGGATTCGAGCTGGAGGTGCTCGATGTGCAGCGCCCGGTTCCCGGACTCATCAGCCACACGGTCGAGGTCACTCGCGGTTCCGTCGCGGTCGATGACGCCGCGACGACCGTCGTCGACGCCGCCAACAGGCGTGCCGCGCGTCAGGCTCACTCCGCCACGCACCTCGTGCACGCGGCGCTTCGCGACACGCTCGGCCCCACAGCCACGCAGTCGGGCTCACTGAACCGTGCCGGATACATGCGATTCGACTTCGCCTGGTCCCAGGCCCTGTCGGCCGACGCCCGCAGCGAGATCGAGGAGATCACGAACCGCGCCGTGCAGGACGCCCTCGAGGTGACCACGCGCATCGTCTCGCTCGATGAGGCGAAGGATGCGGGCGCCATGGCGCTGTTCGGCGAGAAGTACGGCGACGTCGTGCGCATGGTCGACATCGGCGGACCCTGGTCGCGGGAGCTCTGCGCGGGCACCCATGTGAACACCAGCGCCGAGATCGGGCTGGTCAGCGTGGTCGGCGAGTCGTCGGTCGGAGCGTCCAACCGACGGATCGAGGCTCTCGTGGGGCGCGACGCGTTCCGTGAGCTGGCGGCCGAGCGCGCCCTGGTCTCGCAGCTCACCTCGTCGCTCAAGACGCCGCGTGACCAGCTGGCCGAGCGGATCGCCGACCTGTCGTCGAATCTCAAGGCCGCTGAGAAGCGCATCGCTCAGTTCGAGGCGAAGGAGCGAGCGGGTCAGGTTCCCGCGATCGCGGAGGCTGCGGGTCGGGTCGGTGCGTTCCGCGTCGCGGCGCAGTCCCTCGGCACCGTGGCCTCGGCCGACGACGTGCGCGAGCTCGTGCTCGGAGTACGCGACCGACTGGGGTCCGAGGCTGCTGTCATCGCTCTCGGCGGGATCGTGAACGATCGCCCCGTGGTCGTCGTCGCCACGAACGATGCGGCTCGCGCTGCCGGCGCCAAGGCCGGAGCTCTCGCGAAGCGCGCCGCGTCGGTGCTCGGCGGTGGCGGCGGCGGGCGAGACGACGTGGCGCAGGGCGGCGGAACGGATGCCGCTGCGCTCTCGGCAGCGCTCGAGGCCGTCTCGCAGGAGCTGCAGTCAGCGTGA
- the rpsD gene encoding 30S ribosomal protein S4, whose translation MTTKSQDRRKVRLSRALGIPLTPKAARYLEKRPYAPGEHGRTKRKADSDYAVRLREKQRLREQYGIREKQMRNTFNEARRQDGLTGENLVELLEMRLDALVVRSGFARTTAQARQLVVHRHILVDGQLVDRPSFRVKPGQLIHVKAKSEGTEPFQVAAAGGHAEVLPPVPGYLEVELDKLQARLVRRPKRAEVPVTCEVQLVVEYYAAR comes from the coding sequence GTGACCACGAAGTCCCAGGACCGCCGCAAGGTACGTCTGAGCCGTGCCCTCGGCATCCCGCTCACCCCGAAGGCCGCCCGCTACCTCGAGAAGCGTCCCTACGCTCCGGGCGAGCACGGCCGCACCAAGCGCAAGGCAGACAGCGACTACGCCGTCCGTCTGCGTGAGAAGCAGCGTCTGCGCGAGCAGTATGGCATCCGCGAGAAGCAGATGCGCAACACGTTCAACGAGGCTCGCCGTCAGGACGGCCTGACCGGTGAGAACCTGGTCGAGCTGCTCGAGATGCGTCTCGACGCCCTGGTCGTGCGTTCGGGCTTCGCCCGCACCACCGCACAGGCCCGTCAGCTCGTCGTGCACCGCCACATCCTCGTCGACGGTCAGCTCGTCGACCGCCCGTCCTTCCGCGTGAAGCCGGGTCAGCTCATCCACGTCAAGGCCAAGAGCGAGGGCACCGAGCCCTTCCAGGTCGCAGCCGCCGGCGGTCACGCCGAGGTGCTGCCTCCCGTTCCCGGCTACCTCGAGGTCGAGCTCGACAAGCTCCAGGCTCGCCTGGTTCGTCGTCCGAAGCGCGCCGAGGTCCCCGTGACCTGTGAAGTGCAGCTCGTCGTCGAGTACTACGCAGCTCGCTGA
- the aroC gene encoding chorismate synthase, with amino-acid sequence MLRVLTAGESHGPELIAVMEGLPSGVPVSSEAIQADLARRKLGYGRGSRMKFEQDELTISGGVRHGKTLGSPIALRIGNTEWPKWIEVMNPEPVDLTEKSRGRGAPLTRPRPGHADLVGMQKYDFDEARPILERASARETAARVALGAVARSFLGELGIRLVSHTLSIGPVRVPDGAALPTPDDVDALDADPLRCFDPATSERMVAEVDDAKKDGDTLGGIVEVLAYGLPPGLGSHVHWDRRLDARLAQALMSIQAIKGVEVGDGFETTRRRGSAAHDELFATPDGITRGSDRAGGTEGGMSTGTVLRVRAGMKPIATVPHALRTIDVASGEDATAHHQRSDVCAVPAAGVVAEAMVAVELAHAVLEKFGGDSIRETRRNVESYLAGIPAELRTAPASEAALIAHDERG; translated from the coding sequence ATGCTCCGCGTGCTCACGGCCGGCGAATCCCACGGTCCAGAACTCATTGCCGTCATGGAGGGTCTTCCCTCCGGCGTCCCGGTGTCGTCCGAGGCGATCCAAGCCGATCTGGCTCGACGCAAGCTCGGCTACGGTCGCGGCTCCCGGATGAAGTTCGAGCAGGACGAACTGACGATCTCGGGAGGCGTGCGCCACGGCAAGACACTCGGCAGCCCGATCGCACTGCGTATCGGCAACACAGAATGGCCGAAGTGGATCGAGGTCATGAACCCCGAGCCCGTCGACCTCACCGAGAAGTCGCGCGGCAGGGGAGCACCGCTCACCCGCCCGCGCCCCGGTCATGCCGACCTCGTCGGCATGCAGAAGTACGACTTCGACGAGGCGCGCCCCATCCTCGAGCGAGCCAGTGCTCGCGAGACGGCAGCGCGCGTCGCTCTGGGCGCCGTCGCCCGATCGTTCCTGGGTGAGCTCGGCATCCGTCTCGTGAGCCACACGCTGTCGATCGGCCCGGTGCGGGTTCCCGACGGGGCCGCGCTGCCGACACCCGATGACGTCGACGCACTCGATGCCGATCCGTTGCGCTGCTTCGACCCGGCCACCTCCGAGCGCATGGTCGCCGAGGTGGATGATGCGAAGAAGGACGGCGACACGCTCGGCGGCATCGTCGAGGTGCTCGCATACGGTCTGCCCCCGGGGCTCGGCTCGCACGTGCACTGGGACCGTCGCCTCGACGCGCGTCTCGCTCAGGCGCTGATGAGCATCCAGGCGATCAAGGGGGTCGAGGTCGGCGACGGCTTCGAGACCACTCGCCGCCGCGGCTCCGCAGCACATGACGAGCTGTTCGCGACGCCCGACGGGATCACCCGCGGCTCCGACCGCGCCGGCGGCACCGAGGGCGGTATGTCCACCGGCACGGTCCTCCGCGTCCGTGCGGGCATGAAGCCGATCGCGACCGTTCCGCACGCACTCCGCACCATCGACGTCGCGAGTGGAGAAGACGCCACGGCGCACCACCAGCGGTCGGACGTCTGCGCGGTTCCCGCCGCGGGCGTCGTCGCCGAGGCCATGGTCGCCGTCGAGCTCGCACACGCTGTGCTCGAGAAGTTCGGCGGCGACAGCATCCGCGAGACCCGGCGCAACGTCGAGAGCTACCTCGCGGGCATCCCCGCAGAGCTGCGCACGGCCCCGGCATCAGAGGCCGCGCTCATCGCGCATGACGAGCGGGGCTGA
- a CDS encoding shikimate kinase yields MTSGAEPLTLVLVGPMAAGKTSIGRRVARALELPFIDTDKRVVAAHGSIPSIFEQYGEQHFRALERSAVAAALAEGGVISLGGGAVTDAGTRALLLEHPVVFLTVSESAVADRITTGGRPLLDGEDPVARWTEIFAQRRAWYDEVATVTFDTSRRPMQRIAEDIVAWRREQV; encoded by the coding sequence ATGACGAGCGGGGCTGAGCCCCTGACGCTGGTGCTCGTCGGTCCGATGGCGGCCGGCAAGACCAGCATCGGGCGCCGTGTCGCACGCGCGCTCGAGCTGCCGTTCATCGACACCGACAAGCGTGTGGTCGCGGCACACGGGTCGATCCCGTCGATCTTCGAGCAGTACGGCGAGCAGCACTTCCGCGCTCTGGAGCGCTCGGCAGTCGCGGCGGCACTCGCAGAGGGCGGCGTGATCTCGCTCGGGGGCGGCGCGGTGACCGACGCCGGAACCCGTGCTCTGCTGCTCGAGCACCCCGTGGTCTTCCTCACCGTGAGCGAATCCGCAGTGGCGGACCGGATCACCACGGGAGGGCGACCGCTGCTCGACGGAGAGGACCCGGTCGCCCGGTGGACGGAGATCTTCGCACAGCGCAGAGCGTGGTACGACGAGGTGGCGACGGTGACTTTCGACACGTCGCGGCGGCCGATGCAGCGGATCGCCGAGGACATCGTTGCATGGAGGAGAGAACAGGTATGA
- the mltG gene encoding endolytic transglycosylase MltG: MPERDSASPRHDPDARLSDLFENLPEPTQQIPTVDDTPPAPGSRRAAREAASRPAAAAESPSPDAAVAPAPATPEQHVDDDAQVSDRGPAPTVRVEQAGDGDRPTTTPASPATTAGPAAGGRLEDLFHSHTDEEAVAKPPKKKRRTGCLVALIIVLAVIGGLVATGVWAMNTYGDKISDALGWGEPDDWEPGLASGEVVVTVKEGDTGSPVSTALYEAGVTRTETVFYDYLVDEGIAVTFYPGNYRLQEKMTAEAALEALRDPANKLENSANVGEGATIESSLPSISESLGIPLADLEAAVADPSVYGVNAQTLEGWLFPALYTFDPGVTAQQVIQRMVDRTHESLDKAGVPAEDAQRILTIASIIQREGLTADFPKVSRVIQNRLDIDMKLQMDSTAQYGYGSLHEGVVSSSAEALEDPNDWNTYVHTGLPITPIASASDKAIDAAMHPADGPWLYFVTINLETGETQFSETYEEHLQGVEKWDQWCKANPDGGCSAG, from the coding sequence ATGCCCGAACGCGATAGTGCTTCCCCCCGGCACGATCCGGACGCCCGCCTCAGCGACCTGTTCGAGAACCTGCCGGAGCCGACGCAGCAGATCCCGACGGTCGACGACACACCCCCGGCACCCGGATCCCGACGCGCTGCTCGAGAGGCCGCGTCCCGACCCGCCGCCGCCGCCGAGTCGCCCTCACCCGATGCAGCGGTCGCTCCGGCGCCCGCGACGCCCGAACAGCATGTCGACGACGACGCGCAGGTGTCTGATCGCGGTCCAGCGCCGACGGTGCGCGTCGAGCAGGCAGGCGACGGGGATCGACCGACGACGACGCCCGCGTCCCCGGCGACGACGGCGGGCCCCGCGGCGGGTGGGCGGCTGGAAGACCTGTTCCACAGTCACACCGACGAGGAGGCCGTCGCCAAACCTCCCAAGAAGAAGCGACGCACAGGCTGTCTGGTCGCTCTGATCATCGTCCTCGCCGTCATCGGAGGGCTGGTGGCCACGGGCGTCTGGGCGATGAACACCTACGGAGACAAGATCAGCGACGCCCTCGGATGGGGCGAGCCCGACGACTGGGAGCCCGGTCTCGCGTCGGGAGAGGTGGTCGTCACGGTGAAGGAGGGCGACACCGGCTCACCGGTCTCCACCGCGCTCTACGAGGCGGGGGTCACCCGCACCGAGACCGTCTTCTACGACTATCTCGTCGACGAGGGCATCGCCGTCACCTTCTATCCGGGCAACTACCGCCTGCAGGAGAAGATGACCGCAGAGGCCGCGTTGGAGGCTCTGCGGGATCCCGCCAACAAGCTCGAGAACTCTGCGAACGTGGGGGAGGGCGCGACCATCGAGTCGTCGCTGCCGAGCATCTCCGAATCGCTCGGCATCCCGCTCGCGGATCTCGAGGCGGCAGTCGCCGATCCGTCGGTATACGGCGTGAACGCGCAGACGCTCGAGGGATGGCTCTTCCCCGCGCTGTACACGTTCGATCCCGGAGTCACCGCTCAGCAGGTCATCCAGCGGATGGTCGACCGCACTCATGAGTCCCTCGACAAGGCCGGTGTCCCGGCTGAGGACGCGCAGCGTATCCTCACCATCGCGTCGATCATCCAGCGAGAGGGCCTGACCGCGGACTTCCCGAAGGTGTCGCGGGTGATCCAGAACCGACTCGACATCGACATGAAGCTCCAGATGGACTCGACCGCGCAGTACGGCTACGGCTCGCTGCACGAGGGCGTCGTGTCGAGCTCGGCCGAGGCGCTCGAAGATCCGAACGACTGGAACACCTACGTGCACACCGGGCTGCCGATCACGCCGATCGCGAGCGCGAGCGACAAGGCGATCGATGCCGCGATGCACCCGGCCGACGGCCCGTGGCTCTACTTCGTCACGATCAACCTCGAGACGGGCGAGACGCAGTTCTCGGAGACGTACGAGGAGCACCTCCAGGGCGTCGAGAAGTGGGACCAGTGGTGCAAGGCGAATCCCGACGGCGGATGCTCGGCCGGATGA
- a CDS encoding uroporphyrinogen-III synthase yields MTTARTLDSALAGCTIIVAADRRSADLATALERRGAIVHRAPALSIVTNADDAELLARTERVIAAPPDIVVATTGVGFRGWMDAAHEHALDAQLDDALQGAHFVARGPKAHGAIQQAGFAADWVAESETSAEVGEYLLASGVAGKRVVVQHHGAGSDGLDEMLEAAGADVLSITVYRWGPPPNPEIVRRSALQAAAGEADAVLFTSAPGAASWIAVAEQAGALEAIRRRADSGRLLLAAVGPITAAPLHAANLRTTIADRGRLGSLARTVIAYFGGGRAPSLATDAGRVEVRSGGVLVGGEFIALSRSAVALVDALASAGGRVLSRAELGSVLPGAERNAHAVEVAVARLREALGGNELVHTVVKRGYRLAVTED; encoded by the coding sequence ATGACGACCGCACGAACTCTGGACTCCGCGCTGGCCGGCTGCACGATCATCGTCGCGGCCGATCGTCGTTCCGCGGACCTGGCGACCGCTCTGGAGCGCCGCGGGGCCATCGTGCACCGGGCTCCGGCGCTGAGCATCGTGACCAACGCCGACGATGCCGAACTGCTGGCACGCACCGAACGAGTGATCGCCGCGCCGCCCGACATCGTGGTCGCCACCACCGGTGTCGGGTTCCGCGGATGGATGGATGCCGCCCACGAGCACGCTCTCGATGCACAGCTCGACGACGCTCTGCAGGGCGCGCATTTCGTGGCGCGGGGACCGAAGGCACATGGAGCCATCCAGCAGGCGGGTTTCGCCGCCGACTGGGTGGCCGAATCCGAGACGTCTGCAGAGGTCGGGGAGTACCTGCTCGCCTCGGGTGTCGCGGGGAAGCGCGTCGTCGTCCAGCATCACGGGGCCGGCTCCGACGGACTCGACGAGATGCTCGAGGCGGCCGGAGCCGATGTGCTGAGCATCACCGTGTACCGGTGGGGTCCGCCCCCGAACCCCGAGATCGTGAGGCGTTCTGCGCTGCAGGCGGCCGCCGGCGAGGCTGACGCGGTGCTGTTCACCTCGGCCCCCGGGGCCGCGTCATGGATCGCGGTGGCCGAGCAGGCAGGCGCACTCGAAGCGATCAGGCGGCGTGCGGACTCGGGCCGGTTGCTGCTGGCGGCGGTCGGCCCCATCACCGCCGCTCCTCTGCATGCTGCGAATCTGCGCACCACGATCGCGGACCGCGGACGCCTCGGCTCGCTCGCTCGGACCGTCATCGCCTATTTCGGCGGCGGACGCGCCCCGTCGCTGGCCACGGATGCCGGCCGGGTCGAGGTCCGCAGCGGCGGCGTGCTCGTCGGCGGTGAGTTCATCGCGCTGTCACGGTCTGCCGTCGCACTGGTCGATGCGCTCGCCTCGGCAGGGGGGCGCGTGCTGTCACGTGCCGAACTCGGAAGCGTGCTGCCCGGTGCCGAACGCAACGCGCACGCGGTCGAAGTCGCGGTGGCGAGGCTGCGGGAGGCACTCGGCGGGAACGAGCTCGTGCACACCGTCGTGAAGCGTGGCTATCGGCTCGCGGTGACAGAGGACTGA
- the ruvX gene encoding Holliday junction resolvase RuvX, which produces MSGFRRGVRLGVDVGRARVGVARCDPDGMLAVPVETVPRSEQSIDRIAAIAAEYEPMELVVGLPVNMQGADTASTLDAREFAAALSTRTRIPTRLVDERLSTVSAHAALRSSGRTQKNSRSIVDQVAAVVLLQQAIDTEKSTGNPPGVTIPLDEESS; this is translated from the coding sequence GTGAGCGGCTTTCGTCGCGGCGTGCGACTCGGCGTGGACGTCGGCAGGGCTCGCGTCGGGGTCGCACGGTGCGACCCCGACGGCATGCTCGCTGTTCCCGTCGAGACGGTGCCTCGCTCGGAGCAGTCGATCGATCGGATCGCGGCCATCGCCGCGGAATACGAGCCCATGGAGCTCGTGGTCGGACTCCCCGTCAACATGCAGGGCGCAGATACGGCATCGACGCTCGACGCGAGGGAGTTCGCGGCCGCGCTCTCGACCCGCACGCGGATCCCGACGAGACTCGTCGACGAGCGTCTGAGCACGGTATCCGCACACGCCGCGCTGAGATCTTCGGGAAGAACCCAGAAGAACTCTCGTAGCATTGTGGATCAGGTCGCCGCGGTGGTTCTGCTGCAGCAGGCGATCGACACGGAGAAGAGCACCGGAAACCCGCCCGGTGTCACGATTCCGCTCGATGAGGAGTCTTCCTGA
- a CDS encoding shikimate dehydrogenase, whose amino-acid sequence MTAHRLAVWGDPIAHSRSPQLHAAAYEILGLDWDYSRRQVGEQDFAAAFTALDDSWRGLSLTMPLKEQARLAADSLDEHAELTGAVNTLLLGTTVRGFNTDVGGIVDALSDEGLTRVGHVRILGAGATAASALVAASEMGAARIDVRARRPERAAPLVALGERLGVAVSTLEFSAAADPVDLTIATLPGGASVDPGTVARMSETGGTLFDVAYSPWPSTVATGWAGGPAISGLGMLLHQAVRQIRVFRDGDPSRRLPDEDAVVAAMRDVLAS is encoded by the coding sequence ATGACCGCTCATCGTCTGGCGGTCTGGGGCGATCCGATCGCGCATTCGCGGTCGCCCCAGCTGCACGCCGCGGCGTACGAGATCCTCGGACTCGACTGGGACTACTCGCGCCGGCAGGTCGGCGAGCAGGACTTCGCCGCGGCCTTCACAGCGCTCGACGACTCGTGGAGGGGGCTGTCCCTCACGATGCCGCTCAAGGAGCAGGCGCGGCTCGCCGCCGATTCGCTCGACGAGCACGCCGAACTCACCGGGGCCGTCAACACGCTGCTTCTCGGGACTACCGTCAGAGGCTTCAACACCGATGTGGGAGGAATCGTCGACGCCCTGAGCGACGAGGGTCTCACCCGCGTCGGGCACGTGAGGATCCTGGGTGCGGGTGCCACAGCTGCATCGGCTCTGGTCGCCGCATCGGAGATGGGCGCGGCGCGCATCGACGTGCGCGCGCGGCGTCCCGAGCGCGCTGCGCCGCTCGTGGCGCTCGGTGAGCGGCTCGGCGTCGCGGTCTCCACCCTCGAGTTCTCGGCCGCTGCCGATCCGGTCGATCTGACCATCGCGACCCTTCCCGGAGGGGCGAGCGTCGATCCGGGAACGGTCGCGCGCATGTCGGAGACGGGCGGAACGCTGTTCGACGTCGCCTACTCGCCATGGCCCTCGACAGTGGCCACGGGCTGGGCCGGCGGGCCGGCGATCTCCGGTCTCGGGATGCTCCTGCATCAGGCCGTTCGTCAGATCCGAGTGTTCCGCGACGGCGATCCGTCGCGCCGGCTTCCCGACGAGGACGCGGTCGTGGCGGCGATGCGCGACGTTCTCGCGTCGTAG